The following are from one region of the Neurospora crassa OR74A linkage group III, whole genome shotgun sequence genome:
- the mdk-1 gene encoding cyclin-dependent protein kinase, translated as MDGRKHPSSFQQLEKLGEGTYATVFKGRNRQTGELVALKEIHLDSEEGTPSTAIREISLMKELKHENIVALHDVIHTENKLMLVFEYMDGDLKKFMDTNGERGALKPHVIKSFMHQLLKGIDFCHKNRVLHRDLKPQNLLINSKGALKLGDFGLARAFGIPVNTFSNEVVTLWYRAPDVLLGSRTYNTSIDIWSAGCIMAEMFTGRPLFPGTTNEDQIVRIFRIMGTPTERTWPGLTSFPEYKPNWQMYATQSLSSILPQIDRDGIDLLQRMLQLRPELRISAHDALQHHWFNDLVHQQHHHQAQQSMMQQPPMMQQQPMMQQHRGYGQPQPNYEGY; from the exons ATGGACGGCAGGAAACACCCAAGTTCTTTCCAGCAGCTTGAAAAGCTGGGAGAGGGTACTTATGCTACT GTCTTCAAAGGCCGCAACCGACAGACGGGCGAGCTTGTAGCTCTCAAGGAGATTCACCTTGACTCGGAAGAGGGGACACCGAGCACGGCAATCCGCGAGATCTCGCTCATGAAAGAACTGAAGCACGAGAACATTGTTGCTCTACACGATGTTATTCACACCGAGAACAAGCTTATGTTGGTGTTTGAGTACATGGATGGCGATCTTAAAAAGTTTATGGACACCAACGGCGAGAGGGGAGCCCTCAAGCCACATGTCATCAAGTCCTTCATGCATCAGTTGCTCAAGGGTATTGACTTCTGCCACAAGAACAGGGTCCTACATCGAGACCTGAAGCCGCAGAACCTCCTTATCAACAGCAAGGGCGCTCTGAAGCTGGGTGATTTCGGTTTGGCGAGAGCATTCGGTATTCCAGTCAACACCTTTTCGAATGAGGTCGTCACTCTTTGGTATCGAGCTCCCGACGTGCTTCTTGGAAGTAGAACCTACAACACCAGCATCGACATTTGGTCCGCGGGATGTATCATGGCTGAGATGTTCACCGGCAGGCCTTTGTTTCCCGGCACCACTAACGAGGATCAGATTGTTCGCATTTTTAGGATAATGGGCACGCCGACGGAACGTACATGGCCTGGCCTCACCTCGTTCCCCGAGTACAAGCCTAACTGGCAAATGTATGCGACACAGAGCCTGTCATCCATCTTACCTCAGATTGACCGCGACGGCATCGACTTGCTTCAGCGGATGCTACAGTTGCGGCCCGAATTGCGAATCTCGGCTCACGATGCGCTTCAACACCACTGGTTCAACGACCTGGTCCACCAacagcatcatcaccaagcgCAGCAGTCAATGATGCAACAACCGCCGATGATGCAGCAACAGCCAATGATGCAGCAACATAGAGGCTACGGACAGCCGCAACCCAACTACGAGGGCTACTAG